The Silurus meridionalis isolate SWU-2019-XX chromosome 26, ASM1480568v1, whole genome shotgun sequence region GGGCAACCACGGGGAGAGCTGTTGTGTGTGTCATCCTGTCTGTGTGCTTTGTGGTGGGGACACCAGGAAACCTCCTGGTCATGTGGACCATCATGAGGCATGTAAAGCAGCGCTCTCATACTCTGCTGCTCATCATGCACCTGGCTGTTGCTGATATGCTGGTAGTTGTGACCCTGCCTCTGTGGATCTATTCGCTGGTCCGATCCTGGATTTTTGGTGAGCCTGCATGCAAGGTCATGGTGTACATCAGCTATGTCTGCATGTATGTCAGCGTTTTTCTAATCACTGTTATGAGTGTGGAGCGCTATTTGGCTGTCAGGTACCCTTTCAAAATGCTGCACTGGAAAAAGAGCAATGCTATGAATTTAATCTTGGCTGTAGGGTGGACCCTGGCACTCTTGCTTGGACTGCCAGCTATTTGGACCCAGTCACTTGAGGAGAACATGGATGGTGTTCAGCACTGCTTCTCCTCAGAATTTGGTTCAGTGGCTCTGGAGGTCTTTTTTGCATGTTCGGAAACATTGATTGGCTTTATCATACCATTTGTCACCCTGGCTGTGTGCTATGTACAAGTGGCTTCGCAACTTCGccaaatgcacagaaaaagaaaacagaaatctgTGTTCCTTATTAGTGGGGTGGTGTTGGCCTTCGCTCTGTGCTGGCTGCCCCATCATGTTatgaatattataaatgttGCAATGCTGCTCGGAGCACATGCAGAAAATCAGGCAGAAGTCTCAGAAGCAGCAGTGTTCATCTCAGGAGCAATGGCATTTATTAGTAGCTCAGTTAACCCATTGCTTTATGCTTTTGCTGCCAGAAGCTTCCAGGGTAGTCTAAGGGAGTCGTCGATGGCCAGGCTTTTCCAGGAGATTGCATCATATACTGCCCAATTAAGAGGGACCGAGCATCAAACTTCTCACTGTTTGGACCAGGACGCACTCAAAATAGAGTATGCA contains the following coding sequences:
- the si:dkey-148a17.5 gene encoding leukotriene B4 receptor 1, with the translated sequence MVFIWEPDANMDSSSNSNYNSTFSGDEWATTGRAVVCVILSVCFVVGTPGNLLVMWTIMRHVKQRSHTLLLIMHLAVADMLVVVTLPLWIYSLVRSWIFGEPACKVMVYISYVCMYVSVFLITVMSVERYLAVRYPFKMLHWKKSNAMNLILAVGWTLALLLGLPAIWTQSLEENMDGVQHCFSSEFGSVALEVFFACSETLIGFIIPFVTLAVCYVQVASQLRQMHRKRKQKSVFLISGVVLAFALCWLPHHVMNIINVAMLLGAHAENQAEVSEAAVFISGAMAFISSSVNPLLYAFAARSFQGSLRESSMARLFQEIASYTAQLRGTEHQTSHCLDQDALKIEYATDV